The stretch of DNA GCTCAAATGTGCGAAGACACACCAGCCCCGGATGGAACGAACATCCCCAGATAAAAAAATGACACATACACTGTTACAGAGACCAGCCGCATACCAGATATCCGGATATCCTTTCACAGAAGAACAGCTCGTGCTGCGCTATGCACGAAGCGTCGACACGACACTTTCAAGCGGAAACACTTGCGAAATTTCCCGGAACTCAATTGTAAGCTCGTTCGCAATCGAGGACCTAGAGCTGCTACTGCATTAACGTAAAGTGtacttttcctctctctcagcAGACGGTGCGTACCGAGGCGAAACCGACACGAAGACGAGCGGACTAAAATTTGACACGCAGATCCAAACGAAACTACGTAAGCCTACAACAGACTGAATTTTGTCCGACTCCTACACGTGCAGTCATACAGACCCGCTCCTGCAGAGTCACGCTGACGCGGCATTACAATGGACACAAACATATTCACTGGCTACTGCCTGTGCGTAATTAAAACAACTTCAACTGTTGAACCTCCTTTCGCGGGCGGCAGATCCTATCGGTCGAGGCAATACAGCACCGCAGCGTGCAAGCGCCTTTTAAAAAAAAGCAGCGGCCCGCTCACGCGCACCTTGACAGCTAATTCCCATTTTCCCATTCGGCTCGCACAAGCGCAGTCACCcacgtctccgccttcctaTACTTGAGCGCCTCTGGGATGCAGCATTTCCAGCCAAGCGGCTGAGAAGCAACAGtctgccgtctccgcgttCCCCCGCCAATGACATTCGACCTGCAGTCACCCCGGATGGCTGGCATTCCTcttcgaggcgcgcctcctaCCCCCGCCCCAGCGACGCGGTTGCCTAtatttcttctttttcttttctaCGTTGTCCTCGGATTCCTTCTAGTCTCCCCTTGCGGCTCTTCCACGCCCCCTGCAGCCGTTCGCAGGGAAAGCCTACGCGGCCGACGGCGTGCGCacccgcgggcgcagcgcagcctgcctccgcgctggATCAAAGAGGAGATTGACTCTCCAGCAGACCAGCCACACGATGAAAGCTCCAGCGGTCCCGCCGACAGTGAGTccgaagacgaaggacgGCCAGGCGAGCGCAGGATTGGCAGGGAAGTTGAAGACGCTGTAGACGTAGCCGGTTTTGTCGCCGACTGTCAGCGGCACCAGGTACACGACGAGGGACATCGCGCAGTAGGCGAGGctgacgaggaagaggaccCACAAGTGGTAGAAGAGAAACGGAACTCTTCCGGTGAACGTGATGAATAAGGCGGAAATCAGACACACCGAGTGCTCCAGGACGTCGAGCGCCGTATTCACGCGCTGCCCGCAGGGAACGAGGACGCCCCAAAACACGATGATGCACACAACAGTCGCTGTGGTTGCAATATCCCACACGGCAAACAGGAAAAAATACAGCAGCCGCTTTCCGAACGAAAGCGACACGTTCTTTCCCTCTTCTCCCCCCCTGACTCCCTTTCCACCGCTCAGAACAGCGGCTCCCGCTTCCTCCATCGTCTCAAGCGCCACAACCGCAGCACACTCCCTTCCAGGGTCCTCCACCATGCACGTCGCTTCATCGTGCGCCTCACCGCACCCAACAAATTCGACGCCGAGTccgccctccttcgcctgctccTCAGCCTTCCCCGGGTACGCAAGTAGCGCCTCAGTGGGCGAGCCCCCGAGCATCTTCCCGAGGGTGGAACAGTCTGTCGACAGCTGGTCAACGGTGCTGGGGTTGCCGGCAAACTGAGGCGAGTCGTGCGCAGCGGGATGCACAAGGGCGACCCGGACGCccgtcttctcctcggcggtCTTTGACTCGAACGccggctgcgcagacgccttcCAGCAGGGTTCACAGGCAGGGTGGCtccgctcggcgccgtcACAGATCTCCGGCCTGCTCAGCAGGGCTGCGTaagcctctcgcgcccgcctgcggagaGAAACGAGCCGTTTCCACCACGGCGCGTTCTCCACTGAACCCAGACGCTCGCGCACCTGCTGCGTCGTGAAGGActccgtctcgccttcttcccccgcgccggcgcccgccaacGTCTTGTGAGCACTCGCTCGCCTCATGCGCGCCAGGCGCAACATCGAGTGCAGCGCCACGATGCTGCACACCGTAGCGACTGTagcatgcagcgccgcca from Besnoitia besnoiti strain Bb-Ger1 chromosome V, whole genome shotgun sequence encodes:
- a CDS encoding hypothetical protein (encoded by transcript BESB_060960) — encoded protein: MATNMSSEGSWLEHASQTASPVAAPPAGAHLASAEALEEARSGGVAVGEGAVDGGEPLTPCAEAPSSPSGGGCRGSVMKIEHKWTQVLGEEAAAAAAPLSPPLPAACGSVADCVGDAAARGSGCRPCSEAASQVAPMRPVRLCEQLGYEVRQICRGRCFDFSLRWHDWRQVFGCSRFELLDPLTVLLLRLVLAVATIGISVWNNFLSPFPPAYFTSWTNFLAALHATVATVCSIVALHSMLRLARMRRASAHKTLAGAGAGEEGETESFTTQQVRERLGSVENAPWWKRLVSLRRRAREAYAALLSRPEICDGAERSHPACEPCWKASAQPAFESKTAEEKTGVRVALVHPAAHDSPQFAGNPSTVDQLSTDCSTLGKMLGGSPTEALLAYPGKAEEQAKEGGLGVEFVGCGEAHDEATCMVEDPGRECAAVVALETMEEAGAAVLSGGKGVRGGEEGKNVSLSFGKRLLYFFLFAVWDIATTATVVCIIVFWGVLVPCGQRVNTALDVLEHSVCLISALFITFTGRVPFLFYHLWVLFLVSLAYCAMSLVVYLVPLTVGDKTGYVYSVFNFPANPALAWPSFVFGLTVGGTAGAFIVWLVCWRVNLLFDPARRQAALRPRVRTPSAA